A portion of the Burkholderia pseudomultivorans genome contains these proteins:
- a CDS encoding paraquat-inducible protein A, with protein MTTPTAAREGLVSCHACGLVQTLDAPHAHCARCGTALHFRIPNSIVRTWALLLAAAILYIPANLLPIMRTASIVGSQEDTIMSGVIYFWVSGDWPLAVVVFVASILVPMLKLGVLLILAISAQRRTAWRPMQRTRLYRIVERIGRWSMLDIFVVTLTVALVHFRSLAVITAGPGALAFGSVVILTMLASMQFDPRLIWDPVETSGKHHE; from the coding sequence ATGACGACGCCGACCGCCGCCCGCGAAGGCCTCGTCAGCTGCCACGCATGCGGGCTCGTGCAGACGCTCGACGCGCCGCACGCGCACTGCGCGCGCTGCGGCACCGCGCTGCACTTTCGCATCCCGAACAGTATCGTGCGCACCTGGGCGCTGCTGCTCGCGGCCGCGATCCTCTACATTCCGGCGAACCTGCTGCCGATCATGCGCACCGCGTCGATCGTCGGCTCGCAGGAAGACACGATCATGAGCGGCGTCATCTACTTCTGGGTGTCGGGCGACTGGCCGCTCGCCGTCGTCGTGTTCGTCGCCAGCATTCTCGTGCCGATGCTCAAGCTCGGCGTGCTGCTGATCCTCGCGATCAGCGCGCAGCGCCGCACCGCGTGGCGGCCGATGCAGCGCACGCGCCTGTACCGGATCGTCGAGCGCATCGGCCGCTGGTCGATGCTCGACATCTTCGTCGTGACGCTCACCGTCGCGCTCGTCCATTTCCGTTCGCTTGCCGTCATCACGGCCGGCCCCGGCGCGCTCGCGTTCGGCTCGGTCGTGATCCTGACGATGCTCGCGTCGATGCAGTTCGATCCCCGCCTGATCTGGGATCCAGTCGAAACCTCAGGGAAACACCATGAATAG
- a CDS encoding paraquat-inducible protein A has product MQRYDLIACHECDALLHKPHLSGREVARCPRCDALLYRNSAAQIERICALALAALITFVIAQAFPILEMDVNGNRVQTTLIGAIDSLWHQDMAIVGVMVFCSTVLFPLVEMAALLYLLLPMRRGVVPPGFNAVLRAIQLVRPWGMIEVFMLGILVTIVKMVSLARVVPEAALFAFGALTLMIAVVLMFDPRTLWDIADELRARRASGAPPGDAASLPEGARR; this is encoded by the coding sequence ATGCAACGATACGACCTGATTGCCTGTCACGAGTGTGACGCACTGTTGCACAAACCGCACCTTAGCGGCCGCGAAGTCGCGCGCTGCCCACGCTGCGACGCGCTGCTCTATCGCAACAGCGCCGCGCAGATCGAGCGCATCTGTGCGCTTGCGCTCGCGGCGCTGATCACGTTCGTGATCGCGCAGGCGTTCCCGATCCTCGAGATGGACGTGAACGGCAACCGCGTGCAGACCACGCTGATCGGCGCGATCGATTCGCTGTGGCACCAGGACATGGCGATCGTCGGCGTGATGGTGTTCTGCTCGACCGTGCTGTTCCCGCTCGTCGAGATGGCCGCGCTGCTCTACCTGCTGCTGCCGATGCGCCGCGGCGTGGTGCCGCCCGGCTTCAACGCGGTGCTGCGCGCGATCCAGCTCGTGCGCCCGTGGGGGATGATCGAGGTGTTCATGCTCGGCATCCTCGTGACGATCGTGAAGATGGTCAGTCTCGCGCGCGTCGTGCCGGAGGCGGCGCTGTTCGCGTTCGGCGCGCTCACGCTGATGATCGCCGTCGTGCTGATGTTCGACCCGCGCACGCTGTGGGACATCGCCGACGAGCTGCGCGCCCGGCGCGCGAGCGGCGCGCCTCCGGGCGACGCGGCATCGCTGCCGGAGGGCGCCCGCCGATGA
- a CDS encoding cytochrome b — MASNPLPATPVRYTQTAIALHWLIALLIVCGFALGWVMTDIPGFTPTKLKYFSWHKWIGVTAFALAVVRVLWRATHVPPALPAGMPAWQRLGSHGVHMLLYVLMLVIPITGYLYSSASNIPVVYLGIVPLPRLIDPDPVLKETFKTLHVSLNYILLALVSLHVLAALKHQLLDRDGLLSRMLPFAK; from the coding sequence ATGGCATCGAATCCGCTGCCGGCCACGCCGGTGCGCTACACGCAGACCGCGATCGCGCTGCACTGGCTGATCGCGCTGCTGATCGTCTGCGGCTTCGCGCTCGGCTGGGTGATGACCGACATCCCCGGCTTCACGCCGACCAAGCTGAAGTACTTCTCGTGGCACAAGTGGATCGGCGTGACCGCGTTCGCGCTGGCGGTGGTGCGCGTGCTGTGGCGCGCGACCCACGTGCCGCCGGCGCTGCCGGCCGGCATGCCGGCCTGGCAGCGGCTGGGCTCGCACGGCGTGCACATGCTGCTGTACGTGCTGATGCTGGTGATCCCGATCACCGGCTACCTGTACAGCTCGGCGTCGAACATCCCGGTCGTCTACCTCGGCATCGTGCCGCTGCCGCGCCTGATCGATCCCGATCCGGTGCTGAAGGAAACCTTCAAGACGCTTCACGTGTCCTTGAATTACATTTTGCTTGCGCTGGTGTCGCTGCACGTGCTCGCCGCGCTCAAGCATCAGCTGTTGGACCGCGACGGCCTGTTGTCGCGGATGCTTCCCTTTGCCAAATGA
- a CDS encoding YceI family protein, with product MKVSFSRSVLAAFAAASLAASGAALADVDLAKSKVSAVSKQMNVPTEGAFRKFSAQVKFDPAKAAQGSAQVTIDVASYDLGDKMYNDQVAGKDWFDAKTYPQATFVSSAIAPAGGNKYNVTGKLTIKGKSETVTVPVTVTQNGATQTFDGVLPIKRSAFNVGTGEWKDTSVVADEVQIKFHLVATK from the coding sequence ATGAAAGTGTCTTTCTCCCGCTCCGTGCTGGCCGCGTTCGCCGCGGCGTCGCTTGCCGCGTCGGGCGCGGCGCTCGCCGATGTCGATCTCGCGAAAAGCAAGGTGTCCGCCGTGTCGAAGCAGATGAACGTGCCGACCGAGGGCGCGTTCAGGAAGTTTTCCGCACAGGTGAAGTTCGATCCGGCCAAGGCCGCGCAGGGCAGTGCGCAGGTGACGATCGACGTCGCCAGCTACGACCTCGGCGACAAGATGTACAACGACCAGGTCGCGGGCAAGGACTGGTTCGACGCGAAGACCTATCCGCAGGCGACCTTCGTGTCGTCGGCGATCGCGCCGGCAGGCGGCAACAAGTACAACGTGACCGGCAAGCTGACGATCAAGGGCAAGTCCGAGACGGTCACGGTGCCCGTCACCGTCACGCAGAACGGCGCGACGCAGACCTTCGACGGCGTGCTGCCGATCAAGCGCTCGGCCTTCAACGTCGGCACCGGCGAATGGAAGGACACGTCGGTCGTCGCCGACGAAGTGCAGATCAAGTTCCATCTGGTCGCCACGAAGTAA
- a CDS encoding YceI family protein, with amino-acid sequence MKKHLMIAAGALAASLSFSAFAESATYQFDPSHTYPSFEADHFGGLSVWRGKFDKTSGTVTLDRAAKTGTVDVTTEIASIHTGSAKLDEHLQTPEFFDVAKFPQANYKGTIKFDGDKPVSVVGNLTLHGVTKPLTLKIDSFKCMPHPMLKREVCGVDAAGEFNRDDFGLDYGKQYGFKMKTKLLITAEAVKQQ; translated from the coding sequence TTGAAAAAGCATCTGATGATCGCCGCGGGCGCGCTGGCCGCTTCGCTGTCGTTCTCGGCCTTCGCCGAAAGCGCGACGTACCAGTTCGATCCGAGCCACACGTACCCGAGCTTCGAGGCCGACCACTTCGGCGGCCTGTCGGTCTGGCGCGGCAAGTTCGACAAGACGAGCGGCACCGTGACGCTCGATCGCGCGGCGAAGACGGGCACGGTCGACGTGACGACCGAGATCGCGTCGATCCACACCGGCAGCGCGAAGCTCGACGAGCATCTGCAGACGCCCGAATTCTTCGACGTGGCGAAGTTCCCGCAGGCCAACTACAAGGGCACGATCAAGTTCGACGGCGACAAGCCGGTGTCGGTGGTCGGCAACCTGACGCTGCATGGCGTCACCAAGCCGCTGACGCTGAAGATCGACTCGTTCAAGTGCATGCCGCATCCGATGCTCAAGCGTGAAGTGTGCGGCGTCGACGCGGCCGGCGAATTCAACCGCGACGATTTCGGCCTCGACTACGGCAAGCAGTACGGCTTCAAGATGAAGACGAAGCTGCTGATCACGGCCGAAGCGGTCAAGCAGCAGTAA
- a CDS encoding MFS transporter — protein MHAVTQPRSIASSPRVWRAVVAASIGNALEWFDLVVYGFFAVTISRLFFPAGNDTVSLLLTLGTFGVSFFMRPLGAIVLGAYADRAGRKAALTLSILLMMGGTLIIAVLPTYRTIGVAAPLILVAARLMQGFSAGGEFGSATAFLAEHVPGRRGFFASWQVASQGLTTLLAAGFGTVLNAQLTAEQMAAWGWRVPFFFGLLLGPVAYYIRKKVDETPEFLAAESSASPLRDTFASHKARLVAAMGVVVLGTVATYLVLFMPTYGVKQLGLAPSAAFAAILVVGVIQMVFAPLVGHWSDRYGRVRVMLAPAIGILVLIYPAFAYLVAHPGFGTLIALQVLLAFLMTGYFAALPGLLSEVFPVQTRTTGMSLAYNVAVTIFGGFGPFIIAWLIKATGMNTAPSFYLMFAAVLSLVALVVLRRRFGFR, from the coding sequence ATGCATGCCGTCACGCAGCCCCGTTCCATTGCCTCGTCGCCGCGCGTGTGGCGCGCGGTGGTCGCCGCGTCGATCGGCAACGCGCTCGAGTGGTTCGACCTGGTCGTCTACGGCTTCTTCGCGGTGACGATCTCCAGGCTGTTCTTCCCGGCCGGCAACGACACCGTGTCGCTGCTGCTCACGCTCGGCACGTTCGGCGTGTCGTTCTTCATGCGGCCGCTCGGCGCGATCGTGCTCGGCGCCTATGCGGACCGCGCGGGCCGCAAGGCCGCGCTGACGCTGTCGATCCTGCTGATGATGGGCGGCACGCTGATCATCGCGGTGCTGCCGACCTACCGGACGATCGGCGTCGCGGCGCCGCTGATCCTGGTCGCCGCGCGGCTGATGCAGGGTTTCTCGGCCGGCGGCGAGTTCGGCAGCGCGACCGCGTTTCTCGCCGAGCACGTGCCGGGGCGGCGCGGTTTCTTCGCGAGCTGGCAGGTCGCGAGCCAGGGCCTGACGACGCTGCTGGCCGCCGGCTTCGGCACCGTGCTGAATGCGCAGCTGACGGCCGAACAGATGGCGGCGTGGGGCTGGCGCGTGCCGTTCTTCTTCGGGCTGCTGCTGGGGCCGGTTGCCTACTACATCCGCAAGAAGGTCGACGAGACGCCCGAGTTCCTTGCGGCCGAAAGCAGCGCGAGCCCGCTGCGCGACACGTTCGCGTCGCACAAGGCGCGCCTCGTCGCCGCGATGGGCGTGGTCGTGCTCGGCACCGTCGCCACCTATCTCGTGCTGTTCATGCCGACCTACGGCGTGAAGCAGCTCGGCCTTGCGCCGTCCGCCGCGTTCGCGGCGATCCTCGTGGTCGGCGTGATCCAGATGGTGTTCGCGCCGCTCGTCGGCCACTGGTCGGACCGTTACGGCCGCGTGCGCGTGATGCTCGCACCCGCGATCGGCATTCTCGTGCTGATCTATCCGGCGTTCGCGTACCTGGTCGCGCATCCGGGCTTCGGCACGCTGATCGCGCTGCAGGTGTTGCTCGCATTCCTGATGACCGGCTACTTCGCGGCGCTGCCGGGGCTGCTGTCCGAGGTGTTCCCGGTGCAGACGCGCACGACCGGGATGTCGCTCGCGTATAACGTCGCGGTGACGATCTTCGGCGGCTTCGGGCCGTTCATCATCGCGTGGCTGATCAAGGCGACCGGGATGAATACCGCGCCGAGCTTCTACCTCATGTTCGCGGCCGTGCTGAGTCTCGTGGCGCTGGTCGTGTTGCGCAGGCGGTTCGGGTTTCGGTGA
- the secF gene encoding protein translocase subunit SecF: protein MEFFRIRKDIPFMRHALVFNVISLVTFLAAVFFLFHRGLHLSVEFTGGTVIEVQYQQAAQLEPVRDTLGKLGYADAQVQNFGTSRNVLIRLQLKQGLTSAQQSDQVMTALKAQSPDVTLQRVEFVGPQVGRELATDGLLALACVVIGIVIYLSIRFEWKYAVAGIIANLHDVVIILGFFAFFQWEFSLAVLAAILAVLGYSVNESVVIFDRIRETFRRERKMSVPEVINHAITTTMSRTIITHTSTEMMVLSMFFFGGPTLHYFALALTVGIMFGIYSSVFVAGSLAMWLGIKREDLIKEKKVAHDPDDPNAGAQV from the coding sequence ATGGAATTTTTCCGCATCCGTAAAGACATTCCGTTCATGCGGCACGCGCTGGTGTTCAACGTGATCTCGCTGGTCACGTTCCTCGCCGCCGTGTTCTTCCTGTTCCACCGCGGGCTGCACCTGTCGGTCGAATTCACCGGCGGTACCGTGATCGAGGTGCAGTACCAGCAGGCCGCGCAGCTCGAACCCGTGCGCGACACGCTCGGCAAGCTCGGCTACGCGGACGCGCAGGTGCAGAACTTCGGCACGTCGCGCAACGTGCTGATCCGCCTGCAGCTGAAGCAGGGCCTCACGTCCGCGCAGCAGAGCGACCAGGTGATGACCGCGCTGAAGGCGCAGAGCCCGGACGTCACGCTGCAGCGCGTCGAGTTCGTCGGCCCGCAGGTCGGCCGGGAGCTCGCGACCGACGGCCTGCTCGCGCTCGCGTGCGTCGTGATCGGCATCGTGATCTACCTGTCGATCCGCTTCGAATGGAAGTACGCGGTCGCCGGCATCATCGCGAACCTGCACGACGTCGTGATCATTCTCGGCTTCTTCGCGTTCTTCCAGTGGGAGTTCTCGCTGGCGGTGCTCGCGGCGATCCTCGCGGTGCTCGGCTACTCGGTCAACGAGTCGGTCGTCATCTTCGACCGGATCCGCGAGACGTTCCGCCGCGAACGCAAGATGAGCGTGCCGGAGGTGATCAACCACGCGATCACGACCACGATGTCGCGCACGATCATCACGCACACGTCGACGGAAATGATGGTGCTGTCGATGTTCTTCTTCGGCGGCCCGACGCTGCACTACTTCGCGCTCGCGCTGACGGTCGGCATCATGTTCGGCATCTACTCGTCGGTGTTCGTCGCGGGGTCGCTCGCGATGTGGCTCGGCATCAAGCGCGAAGACCTGATCAAGGAAAAGAAGGTCGCGCACGATCCGGACGATCCGAACGCGGGCGCGCAGGTTTGA
- the secD gene encoding protein translocase subunit SecD, whose amino-acid sequence MNRYPLWKYVVMVVALAIGFLYTLPNFFGEAPAVQVSSGKATVKLDSTTLTQVESALASAQITPDDVTFENTATNANIRVRLKDTDTQLRVKDLLQKSLNADPNDPQYVVALNLQSASPRWLTALHALPMYLGLDLRGGVHFLLQVDMTGALTKKLDSDASDARTLLRDKNIRDGGVSRVDQSVVVNFSDAQTAEDARKALAASITELQWATQPGGGGTQVVGTFTPAVQKAVEDAALKQNLTTLHNRVNELGVSEPILQQQGSDRIVVELPGVQDTAKAKDIIGRTATLEARLADPLNTHPNPNDPVPPGEELFTQGNQAPVLLKKDVIFTGDRIIDASAGFDEHQRPSVNIRLDSAGGRAVRAVSRENIGKPMAMVLFEKGKGEVLTVATIQSELGDRFQITGQPTPQAAADLALLLRAGSLAAPMDIIEERTIGPSLGADNIKMGVHSVIWGFCAIAVFMVAYYMLFGVISVIGLSVNLLLLVAVLSLMQATLTLPGIAAIALALGMAIDSNVLINERVREELRAGQPPQLAIQAGYAHAWATILDSNVTTLIAGLALLAFGSGPVRAFAIVHCLGILTSMFSAVFFSRGIVNLWYGGRKKLKSLAIGQVWKPEGAAAAASFAAADESTDTARAAKLAAPAKGNAPRAGKPQLRNRAQQGVSPKKPGSTQ is encoded by the coding sequence ATGAATCGTTACCCACTCTGGAAATATGTCGTGATGGTCGTGGCGCTCGCCATCGGCTTTCTGTACACATTGCCCAATTTCTTCGGCGAAGCGCCGGCGGTGCAGGTGTCGAGCGGCAAGGCCACGGTCAAGCTCGACTCGACCACGCTGACCCAGGTCGAATCGGCGCTCGCGTCCGCGCAGATCACGCCGGACGACGTCACCTTCGAGAACACGGCGACCAACGCGAACATCCGCGTGCGCCTGAAGGACACCGATACGCAGCTGCGCGTCAAGGACCTGCTGCAGAAGTCGCTGAACGCTGACCCGAACGATCCGCAGTACGTCGTCGCACTGAACCTGCAGAGCGCGTCGCCGCGCTGGCTGACCGCACTGCACGCGCTGCCGATGTACCTCGGCCTCGACCTGCGCGGCGGCGTCCACTTCCTGCTCCAGGTCGACATGACGGGCGCGCTGACGAAGAAGCTCGACTCCGACGCGTCCGACGCGCGCACGCTGCTGCGCGACAAGAACATCCGCGACGGCGGCGTGAGCCGCGTCGATCAATCGGTCGTCGTCAACTTCAGCGATGCGCAGACGGCGGAAGACGCCCGCAAGGCGCTCGCCGCGTCGATCACCGAACTGCAATGGGCGACCCAGCCCGGCGGCGGCGGCACGCAGGTGGTCGGCACCTTCACGCCGGCCGTGCAGAAGGCCGTGGAAGACGCCGCGCTCAAGCAGAACCTGACGACGCTCCACAACCGCGTGAACGAGCTCGGCGTGTCCGAGCCGATCCTGCAGCAGCAGGGCAGCGACCGTATCGTCGTCGAGCTGCCGGGCGTGCAGGACACCGCGAAGGCGAAGGACATCATCGGCCGCACGGCGACGCTCGAAGCGCGCCTCGCCGATCCGCTCAACACGCATCCGAACCCGAACGACCCCGTGCCGCCGGGCGAGGAGCTGTTCACGCAGGGCAACCAGGCGCCCGTGCTGTTGAAGAAGGACGTGATCTTCACCGGCGACCGCATCATCGACGCGTCGGCCGGCTTCGACGAGCATCAGCGTCCGTCGGTCAACATCCGCCTCGACTCGGCCGGCGGCCGCGCGGTGCGCGCGGTATCGCGCGAAAACATCGGCAAGCCGATGGCGATGGTGCTGTTCGAGAAGGGCAAGGGCGAAGTGCTGACGGTCGCGACGATCCAGTCGGAACTGGGCGACCGCTTCCAGATCACCGGCCAGCCGACGCCGCAGGCCGCGGCCGACCTCGCGCTGCTGCTGCGCGCCGGTTCGCTCGCCGCGCCGATGGACATCATCGAGGAACGCACGATCGGCCCGAGCCTCGGCGCCGACAACATCAAGATGGGCGTGCATTCGGTGATCTGGGGCTTCTGCGCGATCGCCGTGTTCATGGTCGCGTACTACATGCTGTTCGGCGTGATCTCGGTGATCGGCCTGTCGGTGAACCTGCTGCTGCTGGTCGCGGTGCTGTCGTTGATGCAGGCGACGCTGACGCTGCCCGGCATCGCCGCAATCGCGCTCGCGCTCGGCATGGCGATCGACTCTAACGTGCTGATCAACGAGCGCGTGCGTGAGGAACTGCGCGCCGGCCAGCCGCCGCAGCTCGCGATCCAGGCCGGCTACGCGCATGCGTGGGCGACGATTCTCGACTCGAACGTGACGACGCTGATCGCCGGTCTTGCGCTGCTCGCGTTCGGCTCGGGCCCGGTCCGCGCGTTCGCGATCGTGCACTGCCTCGGCATCCTGACGTCGATGTTCTCCGCGGTGTTCTTCTCGCGCGGGATCGTCAACCTCTGGTACGGCGGCCGCAAGAAGCTGAAGTCGCTCGCGATCGGTCAGGTGTGGAAGCCGGAAGGCGCCGCAGCGGCCGCGTCGTTCGCGGCGGCCGACGAATCGACCGACACCGCACGCGCCGCGAAGCTCGCCGCACCGGCGAAGGGCAACGCGCCGCGCGCCGGCAAGCCGCAGCTGCGCAACCGCGCGCAGCAGGGCGTGTCGCCGAAGAAACCGGGCTCGACCCAATAA
- the yajC gene encoding preprotein translocase subunit YajC — translation MPFISNAFAQGAGGAESSLMSFLPLILMFAVLYFIMIRPQMKRQKEHRNMLAAMAKGDEVVTSGGLVGKVTKVSEGYIGVEIAEGTEITVQKAAVTTILPKGTIKSL, via the coding sequence GTGCCGTTCATTTCCAACGCGTTCGCGCAAGGTGCCGGTGGCGCCGAATCGAGCCTGATGAGCTTCCTGCCGCTCATCCTGATGTTTGCCGTGCTCTACTTCATCATGATCCGTCCGCAGATGAAGCGGCAGAAAGAGCACCGCAACATGCTCGCGGCCATGGCCAAGGGCGACGAAGTCGTCACGAGCGGCGGCCTGGTGGGCAAGGTGACGAAGGTCAGCGAAGGCTACATCGGCGTCGAAATCGCCGAAGGCACCGAAATCACCGTGCAGAAGGCCGCCGTCACGACGATTCTGCCGAAGGGCACGATCAAGTCGCTGTAA